Genomic window (Cucumis sativus cultivar 9930 chromosome 2, Cucumber_9930_V3, whole genome shotgun sequence):
TATGTCTTTGTTGACTACTTTATGCACATAATATTCTCTAGGCACGTTGTTGATTCTTATTGTATGACTATCCTACAGTTATGTCAGCCAATAAagtgtttcatttttatattgttaGTTTAATGAGTTATTAACTTtgcttatgttttttttcttcttataattAAACGATAATAAGCTGGAAATACGAGTATAGCGCCAAAATGTGAAAAGTCCGCACATAGAAGGACttgttaaaaaattgtaatggtgtcaattttgttttttgtttttacttcaATTGctggtttttcattttcctattttatGTCGGataattcatttcattttgtttagttGGCCGACGACATTGAAGAATGCATTAGTAAAGGTGTTTGACTATAATGTCGGTCGAAAATCGACATATAAGATGACTGACAtcatatatcaataataacatttatatAGATGTCGGTCACCCGTCAGACATTGAACAATCGATCTAAACGATAGTTTACCAACATCTAAACAGTTGTGTACTAATATCTAAAAGATATTGGTACAAGATTGTATACCAAGATCGTTAAATTTTGGTacattgtttagatttggtacattatcatttagatttcatacaagatcttttatatttgatacaagatcgtttagatttagtataagatcttttagatttggtacatgatcgtttatatcttatactaaatctaaacgatcttgtaccaataCCAAAATTGTGTATCAAAATCATGTACCAATATCAAGATTGTGTATCAAGATCATTTTAGGATCGTTTAGATGTTTGGATATTGGTCCACTTAtataccaatatctaaacgatcagtTATTTATCACATATAGACAAATAACGGATAGATTCaaacgatcgtttaccaaGATTTGAATGATCGTGTATGAATATCAAAACGATCTTTTAGACTATATTATACGTATAAATTAGAAGTTTTTTGCTCATGTATgaccaaaatcataaaatatttttgttatttcacgttGTGGGATTgtgagcttttttttctttttcaaaattgttttataaggtgtaaatattttcgtggtttgttatatttttgaaaactcaaaataaaattatcaataataaagaagttttttaaaaaatataataaaaacgtaaaatatttacactatttagaacaattttgagaagagaaaaaaccTACCAACCCACcatgaaaaataccaaaaatgaataattgaCACCTAGTttgcataatatatttggtatacgatagtttagatttggttaatcatttagattttgctatccaaatttaaaccattttttttatttattagattgtttgtatttagattttggttttgataTGAGagctaaaataataaacatatttttcctaCTTGGAAGTTTACGACAAATtataaacaatcaaaatcTAAGGTTGAACATCAtctcatattatattattataagatTCTTCATTTCAATTGTGTAAATCAATTCAAACTCGGGTGCCCCAAAATTCTGCGTTCACACACAgtaattgattatttaatttctccgGAAAAGAGTGTCCTTTTAGCTTCCCATTTATATAAACATcaccaaagaaaaaagcaaaaacatcAAACCATTATGGATGTTCTCatcctttccatttctctttCACTATTCTCTCTCCTTCTTGCCTTCAACTTTCTTCTTCGACCTCATCGCCAAAACCTTCCTCCAACCCCATTTTTCTGTCTTCCAGTCATTGGTCATCTCCATCTCATCAAACATCCTCTCCATAGAATCCTTCACAACCTCTCCAAAAGCTACGGACATGTCTTCTCTCTTCGATTTGGTTCACGACTCGTAGTAATCATATCGTCCCCTTCCGTCGTCCAAGAATGTTTCACAAAGAACGATATCATTCTCGCAAACCGACCCTTATTAGACACAGGAAAACACTTAGCATATAACCACACCACCATGGCTGTTGCCCCATATGGCGAACACTGGCGAAACCTACGTAGAATCGGTGCGCTCGAGTTATTCTCAACGAGTCGAATAAATCTATTCTCGAGAATGCGAGAGGAAGAAGTTAAAGCGTTGATGGTAAGATTATGCGGGAGTTCGTCGTTGGAAGGGTTCCGGGCAGTGGAGATGGAGAGTATGTTGTTAGATCTGATGTATAATGTTATTATGGGAATGATGGGTGGGAAGAAGGGTTGTGAAGAGGATGAGGGAAAATCTAAGGAATTTAGAGAGATGGTGACGAAGATTATGGCTGTGGGAGGGGCGTCGAATCCGGGAGATTTTATAGCTATTTGGAATTGGATTGATCCGAGCgggttgaagaagaagatattgaAGCTTGGACAAACAATGGATGTTCTTCTTCAAGAATTAGTTGATGGGATGAGAAATGAGAGTGGTGAAGGGAATACTATGATTCATCGTTTACTTCAGTTGCAGAAAATTGAACCGGAGAATCATAGTGATCAAATTATCAAAGGCTTAATACAAGTATGTATCTCACTTCATTTACCATTTcctgcttttctttttttcttctgccATTTTCAAAGTGATAAGTTTTAGTTTGTGTTGTATTTtcttgactttttttttataaaaaaattccattaattaaaaagtttgaaaagtcaaagtaATACAAATTCCATCAATCATTtcttatcttttgttttcattatttaatacattGTAAAGGGAGTGGAAACTAATTTgttgaataaagaaataaaatgagagagaggtaaaaatgcttaaaaaataggaatgtttaatataataaaatgaagtaaacaaataatatgaattttttatatatatatttggaatcGATACATCTGTTAGCGTATCATATGTCTATATGAGTCTATATATCGGAtctatatcatatataaaagaaaattttctattctaaatatttaactaatttttttcatttaaaatctTTCACGAGCATGTATGCAcgaactatttttaaaagcaataaaataaattaaaatatttacaagttagagtacaattttggattttatcaatgatgGTCACTAATAGATTTCTGTTACAGTTTATCAATGTCactcataaaaatatatcagtaactatcaatgtttattattgataaaaatctgaaaattttgttttttaccattaaatattttatcaaatttactatttttgacaattttcttaGCGCATTATAATGGGTagtaattttaagaataataattaagtatataataatatttttaaaatactgctataaatttaattttttggaacgtttgaaaaaaaaattaagtaaaaaaattatgataataagacTCATGTTACTACGTtctctaaattgcaaaagtagatAGTACTTTAATAGTACTTTAATAGTCCTTAATAGCCCTcttgatatatctaattatttatcatatttgtcgcaatatgcaaaaaaaaatgtactatagactattttttaaaaaaaacattatcatatgatataattttttcctaattttttaaatctaattactatatttgcaaacaatccctatatattaaaataaaacttatctTGGGAACGATTgcataaataaactataatttgAGCAATAGAAccgattttttttcttcttttttctttattagaaAGAAGAGTCATGCATagattttctccatttttcttatattttcaactttaatctattttgtaaataagaaATGTCTTAGAACAAAAAGTTAATTCTTGATAATCTCAATGCTTGTTAATCATAGTCATAGTTTGATAAA
Coding sequences:
- the LOC101204413 gene encoding cytochrome P450 81Q32, producing MSSTKCRLSILSKSLAIFESVYPSVLLASHLYKHHQRKKQKHQTIMDVLILSISLSLFSLLLAFNFLLRPHRQNLPPTPFFCLPVIGHLHLIKHPLHRILHNLSKSYGHVFSLRFGSRLVVIISSPSVVQECFTKNDIILANRPLLDTGKHLAYNHTTMAVAPYGEHWRNLRRIGALELFSTSRINLFSRMREEEVKALMVRLCGSSSLEGFRAVEMESMLLDLMYNVIMGMMGGKKGCEEDEGKSKEFREMVTKIMAVGGASNPGDFIAIWNWIDPSGLKKKILKLGQTMDVLLQELVDGMRNESGEGNTMIHRLLQLQKIEPENHSDQIIKGLIQIILIAGIDTAAVTLEWALSHLLNNPDVLEKAKIEIDNVVGQKRLVNEADLPSLTYLQGIIFETLRLSPAAPLLVPHCSSEDCKIGGYDVPRDTIVIINAWAIHRDPNLWEDATSFKPERHTNPIGVESYKFLPFGLGRRACPGIGIAQRMTNLTLATMIQCFEWKREGSSLVDMSEGEGLTMPKAQPLIAKCKPRPIMKAMFSDEREFDQNISQNGM